The Candidatus Sulfotelmatobacter sp. genome includes the window CGACGCAGAACAATATCGTCAATAGCGTGGCTGGAATCTCCGCTACGCGCAGTTGGCGCAGCGTCCAGAAAACCACAAAGGCGAGGATGCTGACGTTCATTCCAGAAACGACCAGGACGTGGTAGGTGCCGGAGCGCTGGAAGTCGACCCGGGTGTCGCGGTCGATAAAGGCCTCCTCGCCAATGACCATCGCATCAATCAGGGCCGCCTCGCGCGGGGCCCAAAGTTCCTGCACTTTATCGACGACGCCACGGTGAAGTCGGCTGCGCCAGGCGGCAACACGGCTTCCGGCAAAGCCGGGAAGCCGCTCGACGTTTTCCATTTTGGCCGAGCTTAGTGCAGCAATGCCACGATCGGCGAGATAGTGCTGATAGTCGAAGGCTCCCGGATTGCGAAAGTTGTGCGGAAGTTTGAGCTCTGTGGAAAAGCGAATGCGGTCGCCATAGTGGAGGATGGGCATGACGGCAGGGCCGGTCTCGGCATCATCGTCGGCAGCAACGTCGTTTAGGCGAGGGCTGTAAATGCTCAAATGAATGCCCGAATGAATCGCCTCGCTTTGACCCTTCGTGTTCCGAACCGATTCCGTTTCGACCTCTACGGTCTGTTTGAGTTCATTGAGACCACCTCGCTGCAAGCGGCCGTCGCGCGTAACGTGGGCGGTAATTTCGAGCTTCTGGCGGTCGGCATAGCGATCGATGTTGGTGTCGAGACGTGGAGAAGCTCCGCGGACTTGAATATAAAGTGCGCCCGTGAGAAAAAACGCTCCGAGCGCCAACCCCCACCCCAGCGCGGAACGGCGGCGAGCGAAGTATGCTGCGGCGGCGATGAAGGATGAGCCAGCCACAATCCACCAGAGCGCGGGACGCCAGTGGTAGATTCCGGCGATGATTCCGGCGGAATAGGCGACCGCGGCCCAGAGCATAGGTTCGCGCGCGGCCTTGAAGCGGAATGCTGGAGGCGGCGCTGGGGCGGCCGGCATCATACGGCTGGGTGGTCCATCCGAAAGCCCGATTCAGAATTCATATTGGAAACGCAGCGAGGAAATTCCTCAGGCGCTAAGGCGATATCAACTAGTGACACGGGTACGCTGTGCTCTTCGCTCACGCGAAGCCTCCAGAAACCAGTTTCAGCGAACCAGATGCACAACACTTTCCAGGTGGTAAGTCTGCGGAAACAGATCCACCAGATGCACTTGCTGGGCACGGTAACCTGCGGCGAGCAGGGGAACGAGATCGCGTGCCAGCGTTGCCGGGTCGCACGAAACGTAACAAATGCGTGGCGCGCCTGAGGTCACGAGCAGTCGCGCCACGCGTTCTCCCAGACCACTCCGGGGCGGATCCACTACCACCAGGTCGGGCTTATTCGGGGTTCCCTGGCCCTTGCCGACGTGCCCTCGATTCTCCGCGCGGGCGAGGTATTGTTCCGCGGTGGCCTGGACGTTTTCACCGTTTGAGGCCTGATTGTAGGCAAGATCGGCTGTGGATGTCTGTGACGACTCAACAGAAACGACGTGATAAAAGTCACAGCCCAGGGCTGTGGAAAACAATCCGACGCCGGCGTAGAGGTCGAGGGCGAGCTGGCCGGATTGTCCCCCGGTAACGATCTTGACCAGTTCGTCGGTCAGAGAGCGGTTGGTCTGGAAAAATGATCCGGCGCTGACGCGGTAGGCTGCCTTCGTAGTTTGATAGGTGAGATGCGTGGCACCGGCGGCTACCAGAATCTCTGGAGCGCCCGCCTTGCGGTCGCCGGGATTGGGTTCGCGCAAGGCCACGACTCCGGCGATTTCGGGCATAACGCCGCGCCACTCCTCGGCCCAGTCGCGAACGGCTGCGCGGCGCGCTTCCCGTGCGCAGCCGACGGTAGCCAGGAGTTGAGTGTCATCACCGTTGGCAAAGAACTCGATTTCGCGCACGCCCTCTGGAACCTTTCCCGCGCGTCCGCTCTGCCAGAGAGATGCAATGCCGCGATTGATCAGCGGCGAACTGATAGGGCACTCTTCGACCGGCAGAAGTTCGTG containing:
- the rlmD gene encoding 23S rRNA (uracil(1939)-C(5))-methyltransferase RlmD, which gives rise to MFLTIEKLIYGGDGLARLPADAHGRGKAVFVPFVLPGEKIEASLTEQKAGFARAQADKILQSSPHRIQPACPYFSRCGGCHYQNAAYQQQLEIKKEILRESLRRTAKLELPFDIAIHPSPPWNYRNRSRLQVQVRPAFAAGYFKFASHELLPVEECPISSPLINRGIASLWQSGRAGKVPEGVREIEFFANGDDTQLLATVGCAREARRAAVRDWAEEWRGVMPEIAGVVALREPNPGDRKAGAPEILVAAGATHLTYQTTKAAYRVSAGSFFQTNRSLTDELVKIVTGGQSGQLALDLYAGVGLFSTALGCDFYHVVSVESSQTSTADLAYNQASNGENVQATAEQYLARAENRGHVGKGQGTPNKPDLVVVDPPRSGLGERVARLLVTSGAPRICYVSCDPATLARDLVPLLAAGYRAQQVHLVDLFPQTYHLESVVHLVR